A window from Bacteroidota bacterium encodes these proteins:
- a CDS encoding T9SS type A sorting domain-containing protein: MRKSVLMKTTVPKHSISFISIFIFFTVNMFSQTIDFGKSYFNLSKGINGGTVTPGDTLEVRASFIVRGTGFFDSCAFFDIVPTGTAFIPGSICVRTNEGKIYKQFTDAQFGATPYDEGWITGSNLRINLGFDQTDAPSTVYRRGRIRNTHKPSFYGSSCIMVGSYRVRVTAGYLTTVNMGNGSITYKLGTNPITITGFPSNLVMVYPNYGICQNKIGGNALGTEFNGTFGSGRPRNRGTSANVPFSYTFAPFTTNTPNDYYYGIANNTSTRTNYTTSDAWPKPDNSSPSHRVFSVWDIIGDHTGAASPTAGNPAADTVANSNAGYMLVINASYRIDSAFQQTISNLCPNTYYEISCWMRNICSKCGCDSNGKGATNTSGPPFYIPTGTGDSSGVKPSIIFEINGIDYFSTGQLNYNSQWVRKAFTYLTGPSDTSINLKFNNNASGGGGNDWALDDITVATCSPNMVYSPSLTPTVCDSNTLTISDTVRSYFNNYSYYKWQRSTNGGVTWVDVTPASGPASPYWNGSAWEYVTTYTVPISQTNISNNGDKYRVVVATTVPNISSVKCSFTEPSNIITLNVIECGIVLDLKLLNFTGSINEQGYAILKWTATGEEGNISYEIEKSTGNNLFTPAGIMNSTSLSPGDINSYSWPDADKINEVTFYRIKIRNSNGGIKYSKIIRLFAGKEPFNIVSALNPFNDELTVDVVTDKPGIVKVKLINPSGIVVKENTFNLQKGNNSLIITNTSSLRPGTYIMYMQKEEEVIFKKLIKQ; this comes from the coding sequence ATGAGAAAATCCGTGCTTATGAAAACAACTGTACCAAAACATAGCATCTCCTTTATTTCCATTTTTATTTTTTTCACTGTCAATATGTTTTCACAAACTATTGATTTTGGAAAAAGCTATTTTAATCTTTCCAAAGGAATAAATGGAGGCACAGTAACCCCTGGTGATACACTGGAAGTAAGAGCTTCATTTATTGTAAGAGGAACGGGATTTTTTGATAGCTGTGCTTTTTTTGATATAGTACCTACAGGTACAGCCTTTATTCCTGGAAGCATATGTGTCCGCACCAATGAAGGAAAAATTTATAAACAGTTTACTGATGCACAATTTGGTGCCACACCTTACGATGAAGGATGGATCACTGGTTCTAATCTCCGCATCAATCTTGGTTTTGATCAAACCGACGCACCTTCAACTGTATATCGAAGAGGCAGGATCAGAAATACTCATAAACCTTCTTTTTATGGTAGCAGTTGTATTATGGTTGGCTCTTACCGGGTAAGAGTAACCGCAGGTTATTTAACAACCGTCAATATGGGAAATGGTTCAATAACATATAAACTTGGAACGAATCCAATTACTATAACCGGTTTCCCATCAAACCTTGTTATGGTTTATCCAAATTATGGTATCTGTCAGAATAAAATTGGAGGTAATGCATTAGGCACAGAGTTCAATGGAACATTCGGTAGCGGCCGACCAAGAAACAGGGGAACATCTGCAAACGTTCCATTCAGCTATACCTTTGCACCTTTTACCACCAATACTCCCAATGACTATTATTATGGTATTGCCAACAACACATCAACAAGAACGAACTATACAACAAGTGATGCATGGCCAAAACCTGATAACTCATCACCTTCTCACCGGGTATTTAGTGTGTGGGATATTATAGGTGATCATACCGGGGCTGCATCACCCACTGCCGGAAATCCCGCTGCCGATACGGTAGCGAATTCCAATGCAGGTTATATGCTGGTAATAAATGCCAGTTACCGGATTGACTCTGCCTTTCAACAAACAATATCCAATCTTTGTCCCAATACCTATTATGAGATTAGTTGCTGGATGCGGAATATCTGTTCCAAATGTGGATGTGACTCTAATGGTAAAGGTGCTACGAATACTTCAGGACCTCCTTTTTATATTCCTACTGGTACCGGTGACTCATCAGGTGTGAAGCCTAGTATCATCTTTGAAATTAATGGTATAGATTATTTCTCAACCGGGCAATTGAATTATAATTCTCAATGGGTGAGAAAAGCATTTACTTATTTAACAGGGCCCTCGGATACAAGTATCAATTTGAAATTTAATAATAATGCATCCGGTGGTGGTGGTAATGACTGGGCACTCGATGATATTACAGTGGCTACCTGTTCACCGAACATGGTTTACTCTCCTTCACTTACCCCAACCGTTTGCGACAGTAATACATTAACAATAAGCGATACCGTTCGTTCTTATTTTAATAATTATTCTTATTACAAATGGCAGAGAAGTACGAATGGTGGTGTTACCTGGGTGGATGTAACTCCGGCTTCCGGGCCGGCTTCGCCATATTGGAATGGATCAGCATGGGAATATGTTACAACCTACACAGTTCCTATTTCACAAACCAATATTTCGAATAATGGCGATAAGTACCGGGTAGTGGTGGCCACTACAGTTCCCAATATTTCTTCTGTCAAATGCAGTTTTACTGAGCCATCAAATATCATAACGCTGAACGTTATTGAGTGTGGTATTGTGCTAGACTTGAAACTGTTAAATTTCACAGGTTCCATAAATGAACAGGGTTATGCGATTTTGAAATGGACTGCTACCGGTGAAGAAGGCAATATCAGTTACGAAATCGAAAAAAGTACAGGCAATAATTTATTTACACCAGCAGGTATAATGAACAGCACAAGTCTAAGTCCAGGTGATATAAACAGTTACTCATGGCCCGATGCAGATAAAATAAATGAAGTGACTTTTTACCGTATAAAAATCCGAAACAGCAATGGCGGAATAAAGTATTCGAAGATCATCCGCTTGTTTGCAGGTAAAGAACCTTTTAATATTGTATCTGCATTGAATCCGTTTAATGATGAACTGACAGTAGATGTGGTAACAGATAAACCCGGTATTGTGAAGGTCAAACTCATTAATCCCAGCGGTATTGTTGTTAAGGAAAATACCTTCAACCTGCAAAAAGGAAATAATAGCTTAATAATTACAAACACTTCTTCGCTGCGGCCGGGTACTTATATAATGTATATGCAAAAAGAAGAAGAGGTAATTTTCAAGAAACTAATAAAACAATAG
- the fumC gene encoding class II fumarate hydratase, whose protein sequence is MEYRIEKDTMGEVKVPADAYYGAQTQRSIDNFKIAQDINKMPKEIIRAFAYLKKAAALTNLDAGVLPKEKSDLIGKACDEILNGKLDDSFLLVVWQTGSGTQSNMNVNEVIAYRGHVMNGGKLTDKEKFLHPNDDVNKSQSSNDTFPTAMHIAAYKILLEVTIPGIEKLRNTLAEKSKQFMNVVKIGRTHFMDATPLTLGQEFSGYVSQLNHGLKAIKNTLAHLSELALGGTAVGTGINTPPNYSENVAKHIANLTGLPFVTAENKFEALAAHDAIVESHGALKTVAVSLMKIANDIRMLSSGPRSGIGELFIPDNEPGSSIMPGKVNPTQCEALSMIAAQVMGNDVAINIGGATGHFELNVFKPVMIYNFLHSARLIGDGCVSFNDKCAVGIEPIEANIKKHVDNSLMLVTSLNTKIGYYKAAEIAQKAHKEGTTLKEMAVKLGYVTPEQFDEWVVPANMVGKTT, encoded by the coding sequence ATGGAATACCGAATTGAAAAAGACACGATGGGGGAAGTAAAGGTGCCGGCCGATGCGTATTATGGAGCACAGACCCAACGGAGTATCGATAATTTTAAAATTGCACAGGATATCAATAAAATGCCAAAAGAAATTATCAGGGCATTCGCTTATCTCAAAAAAGCAGCTGCATTAACTAATCTTGATGCCGGTGTTTTGCCAAAAGAAAAATCAGACCTGATCGGCAAAGCATGTGATGAAATATTGAATGGAAAACTCGATGATTCTTTCCTGTTGGTAGTATGGCAAACAGGCAGCGGCACACAAAGCAATATGAATGTAAATGAAGTGATAGCTTACCGCGGGCATGTTATGAATGGCGGAAAGCTTACTGATAAAGAAAAATTCCTGCATCCAAATGATGATGTAAACAAATCACAATCATCTAACGATACATTTCCGACAGCGATGCATATTGCAGCTTATAAAATATTACTGGAAGTAACAATACCCGGTATTGAAAAACTCAGGAATACGCTGGCAGAAAAAAGCAAGCAGTTTATGAATGTGGTGAAGATCGGCCGTACGCATTTCATGGATGCAACGCCATTGACTCTCGGCCAGGAATTCAGCGGCTATGTATCACAATTGAATCATGGGCTAAAAGCAATTAAAAATACATTGGCGCATTTGAGTGAGTTAGCATTGGGCGGTACTGCAGTAGGTACAGGAATTAATACACCACCCAACTATTCTGAGAATGTAGCAAAGCATATTGCAAATCTTACGGGGCTTCCATTTGTTACTGCCGAAAATAAATTTGAAGCATTGGCCGCTCATGATGCAATTGTAGAATCACATGGCGCATTAAAAACTGTTGCAGTAAGCCTGATGAAGATCGCCAATGATATCCGCATGTTATCAAGTGGTCCACGTAGTGGTATCGGTGAACTATTTATTCCTGATAATGAACCGGGCTCATCCATAATGCCTGGAAAAGTAAACCCTACACAATGTGAAGCTCTTTCAATGATCGCTGCACAGGTAATGGGAAATGATGTAGCCATTAATATTGGTGGCGCTACCGGCCATTTTGAATTAAATGTTTTTAAACCGGTAATGATCTATAATTTCCTGCATAGTGCAAGGTTGATCGGTGATGGCTGCGTTTCATTCAATGATAAATGTGCTGTGGGTATTGAACCAATTGAAGCTAATATTAAAAAACATGTTGATAACAGCCTGATGCTGGTTACATCATTAAATACAAAGATCGGTTATTATAAAGCTGCAGAAATTGCACAGAAGGCACATAAGGAAGGAACAACGTTGAAAGAGATGGCAGTGAAACTGGGTTATGTTACTCCTGAGCAGTTTGATGAATGGGTGGTACCGGCAAATATGGTTGGTAAGACTACGTAA
- a CDS encoding metallophosphoesterase yields MLRRKFLKQGSAALLILGSGKIIRLSDSYEEWLSKKPVLRFVVASDGHYGQKDTEYEKDFFNLTEKINQLHADKPFEFCVFNGDIIHDDKKLFPEAKKALDKLTVKYYVSQGNHDHCTADEWQQIWNMPVNIDFTAKKNTILIGTTANEAGTYLPPDVKWFAEKLEEHKKQRNIFIFIHINPVKQTKNAVDSPEFLALLSRYKNVRAVFNGHDHDMDDIKMKDSIPFIFDSHIGGNWGTGYRGFRIVELRKDNSLFTYILNPSEKLNEQTL; encoded by the coding sequence ATGCTTCGCCGGAAATTTCTTAAACAAGGTTCTGCTGCGTTGCTGATACTGGGCAGCGGTAAAATCATACGCCTTTCAGATTCATATGAAGAATGGTTGAGTAAAAAGCCTGTTCTCCGTTTTGTCGTTGCTTCGGACGGGCATTACGGACAAAAGGATACAGAGTATGAAAAAGATTTTTTTAACCTCACAGAAAAAATAAATCAGTTGCATGCTGATAAACCATTTGAGTTTTGTGTTTTCAATGGTGATATAATTCATGATGATAAAAAATTGTTCCCTGAAGCAAAGAAGGCATTGGATAAACTTACTGTTAAGTATTATGTCAGCCAGGGCAATCATGATCATTGTACGGCTGATGAATGGCAGCAGATCTGGAATATGCCGGTAAATATTGATTTCACAGCTAAAAAGAATACCATATTAATTGGAACAACCGCTAATGAAGCCGGAACTTATTTGCCACCTGATGTTAAATGGTTTGCTGAAAAGCTGGAAGAACATAAAAAACAGCGCAATATTTTCATCTTTATTCATATCAACCCGGTGAAGCAGACAAAGAATGCGGTTGATAGTCCTGAGTTTCTTGCATTGCTTTCAAGGTATAAAAATGTAAGAGCTGTATTTAATGGACATGATCATGACATGGATGATATTAAAATGAAAGACAGTATTCCTTTTATATTTGATTCACATATTGGTGGCAACTGGGGAACAGGTTACAGGGGATTTAGAATTGTAGAGCTGAGAAAAGACAATAGTCTCTTTACATACATATTAAATCCATCCGAAAAATTGAATGAACAAACACTTTAA
- a CDS encoding LTA synthase family protein — translation MRKLIIVFLLIIAFKAQSQKAENIIIITTDGFRWQELFKGMDSAIANNSKYNEDDSSGIFEKYWANDEIERRKKLMPFFWSIVNNKGQIYGNRLAGNKVNNANPFKFSYPGYSEIMTGFADTTINSNSFPPNPHVTVLEFFNQQPKLKGKVSAFGAWNAFDRILNEERSGLPVINAFDKTGGKTPTANEKLINAMLKDSYKPWNEGECLDVFTHYAAYEHLKTRKPKVLYISYGETDEWAHSGKYRSYLDAAHQVDAWIRQIWDFVQSDPQYKNKTVLFITTDHGRGDKNKNEWTDHGKDVADAYEIWFAAMGTGIAVKGEIKTPMQLYQDQFAQTIAKLLGYTYKAKHPISPEIKSVVDK, via the coding sequence ATGAGAAAACTCATTATTGTTTTTCTTTTGATAATTGCTTTTAAAGCCCAATCGCAAAAGGCAGAGAACATAATTATCATTACAACGGATGGATTTCGCTGGCAGGAACTTTTTAAAGGGATGGATTCTGCTATTGCCAATAATTCAAAATACAACGAAGATGACAGTAGCGGGATTTTTGAAAAATATTGGGCGAATGATGAAATAGAAAGAAGAAAGAAGCTGATGCCTTTTTTTTGGAGTATCGTAAACAATAAGGGGCAGATATATGGCAACAGGCTCGCAGGCAATAAAGTGAACAATGCAAATCCCTTTAAATTTAGTTATCCCGGTTATAGCGAGATCATGACCGGCTTTGCAGATACAACTATTAATTCAAATAGCTTTCCACCAAATCCACATGTGACGGTTTTGGAATTTTTTAACCAACAACCAAAACTAAAAGGTAAAGTATCAGCTTTTGGAGCATGGAATGCTTTTGATAGAATACTAAATGAAGAACGCAGCGGCCTTCCTGTAATAAATGCATTTGATAAAACAGGAGGTAAAACTCCAACAGCCAATGAAAAACTGATCAATGCAATGCTGAAAGATTCTTACAAGCCATGGAATGAGGGTGAATGCCTTGATGTATTTACACATTATGCGGCTTATGAACATTTAAAAACAAGGAAACCAAAAGTGCTGTACATCTCTTATGGAGAAACAGACGAATGGGCACATAGTGGCAAATACCGATCCTACCTGGATGCTGCTCACCAGGTAGATGCATGGATCAGGCAAATTTGGGATTTTGTCCAGTCCGATCCGCAGTATAAAAATAAAACCGTTTTATTTATAACGACTGACCATGGACGTGGAGACAAAAATAAAAATGAGTGGACAGATCATGGAAAGGATGTGGCAGATGCATATGAGATCTGGTTTGCTGCGATGGGCACAGGTATTGCAGTTAAAGGAGAAATAAAAACACCAATGCAGTTATATCAAGATCAATTTGCACAAACTATTGCAAAGCTGTTGGGTTATACCTATAAGGCAAAACATCCTATTTCACCGGAAATAAAATCTGTTGTAGATAAATGA
- a CDS encoding DUF1549 domain-containing protein: MSFPLSRKSLVLAILLIAVAAVIYFSFTRSSKIDFNSQVKPIFNNKCITCHGGVRAKADFSLLFREDAMKPAKSGKYPIVPGKPDESEMIKRITNHDPDERMPYKHEPLSQHEIKILRQWIKQGANWGEHWAYIPVKETEVPSSSNKWIRNDIDQFIYKRLKEEKLSPSDEADKATLLRRTSLDLTGLPPTDVIAQKFLNDNSDKAYENLVDDLLASPGYGERWTSLWLDLARYADTKGYEKDQGRNIWKYRDWVIRAFNEDKPYNDFLIEQLAGDLMPNPDDAKYIATAFHRNTMTNDEGGTDNEEFRTAAVLDRVNTTWSALLGTTFNCVQCHSHPYDPFKHEEYYKFMAFFNNSRDEDTEADYPGLRQYNNGDSLKLLQLIEWIKSNSSAEESKKYYTFLKTWQPVINAYHCDEYINGALLGSVAALRKNGTCRLPNVMLDSKEQLMFRLLSLYDGGKWFIYLDSLNGQLLKVIPLTKGEWKMAATDIPQTKGKHNLYFKYVNPTIKTENETGVMFEWFQFDKNFPGKEKPGYDSAYKHFYDLMYAKVETTPVMVESNNELSRTSHVFERGNWMVKGDEVTPDVPHVMNPFPANAPKNRLGMAIWLTDKKNPLVARTMVNRLWEQLFGFGLAETLEDMGTQGIPPIHKELLDHLSWKFMNDFNWSIKKLLKEIVLSATYRQDSKTNDELNDKDPYNKLYARGLRIRLSAEQLRDQGLAVSNLLSKKMYGKSVMPFQPDGIWRSPYNHSQWTLSSGEDQNRRAVYTYWKRSAPYPSMISFDGGTREVCLTKRVRTNTPLQALTSLNDSTYIVMARQFAFRMQELGGSTIQKQIQKGYEAMMYRNISPTKLDALVELYNKSISKFKNDKDAVCEMMGAMYKNNNAETAALVVVANAMMNLDEWVNKN, translated from the coding sequence ATGAGTTTTCCTCTTTCAAGAAAAAGTCTGGTGCTGGCAATTTTGTTGATTGCTGTTGCTGCTGTTATTTATTTTTCATTTACACGTTCGTCAAAGATCGATTTCAATTCACAGGTAAAACCCATTTTTAATAATAAATGCATTACCTGCCATGGCGGGGTAAGGGCAAAAGCAGATTTCAGTTTATTATTCAGGGAAGATGCTATGAAGCCTGCAAAATCGGGCAAGTATCCTATTGTGCCGGGTAAACCGGATGAAAGTGAAATGATAAAAAGGATCACGAACCATGATCCTGATGAAAGAATGCCTTATAAACATGAGCCACTTTCGCAACATGAAATAAAGATTTTAAGGCAATGGATAAAACAGGGAGCAAACTGGGGTGAACATTGGGCTTATATACCTGTAAAAGAAACAGAAGTTCCTTCAAGCAGTAATAAATGGATCAGGAATGATATCGATCAGTTTATTTATAAAAGACTAAAGGAAGAAAAATTATCTCCATCTGATGAGGCGGATAAAGCAACATTATTGAGAAGAACCAGCCTTGATCTTACCGGCCTTCCACCAACTGATGTTATTGCTCAAAAATTCCTTAACGATAATTCAGACAAAGCATATGAAAATTTAGTTGATGATTTACTCGCATCACCTGGTTATGGCGAAAGATGGACATCACTCTGGCTCGACCTTGCCCGTTATGCAGATACAAAGGGTTATGAAAAAGACCAGGGACGTAATATCTGGAAATACCGTGACTGGGTTATCAGGGCTTTTAATGAAGACAAACCTTACAATGATTTTTTAATTGAGCAACTCGCAGGCGATTTGATGCCAAACCCTGATGATGCAAAATATATTGCTACAGCTTTTCATCGTAACACAATGACCAATGATGAAGGTGGTACTGATAATGAAGAGTTCAGAACTGCTGCAGTACTTGACAGGGTAAATACAACATGGAGTGCTTTACTCGGTACAACATTTAATTGTGTGCAATGCCACAGTCATCCTTACGATCCTTTTAAGCACGAAGAGTATTATAAGTTTATGGCATTTTTTAATAACAGTCGTGATGAAGATACGGAAGCTGATTATCCCGGGTTACGCCAATATAATAATGGCGATAGTTTAAAACTGTTACAACTAATCGAATGGATAAAAAGTAATAGTTCAGCAGAAGAAAGTAAAAAGTATTATACATTTCTTAAAACATGGCAGCCTGTAATCAATGCTTACCATTGCGATGAGTATATAAATGGGGCATTACTGGGCAGCGTTGCGGCACTCCGAAAAAATGGGACCTGCCGGTTACCAAATGTAATGTTGGATAGTAAAGAGCAACTTATGTTTCGTCTCTTGAGTTTGTATGACGGTGGTAAATGGTTTATTTATCTTGACAGTTTAAATGGACAATTATTAAAAGTAATTCCGCTTACAAAAGGGGAATGGAAGATGGCAGCTACTGATATTCCGCAAACTAAAGGAAAACATAATTTGTATTTTAAATATGTCAACCCAACTATAAAAACAGAAAATGAAACAGGTGTGATGTTTGAATGGTTCCAGTTCGATAAAAATTTTCCCGGCAAAGAAAAGCCGGGATATGATTCTGCCTATAAACATTTTTACGATTTAATGTATGCAAAGGTGGAAACAACACCTGTGATGGTTGAAAGCAACAATGAATTATCGAGAACATCGCATGTATTTGAAAGAGGTAACTGGATGGTGAAAGGAGATGAAGTAACTCCCGATGTACCACATGTGATGAACCCTTTTCCTGCTAATGCACCAAAAAACAGGTTGGGGATGGCGATTTGGTTAACGGATAAAAAAAATCCATTGGTAGCAAGAACAATGGTAAATCGTTTATGGGAACAGCTGTTTGGTTTTGGTTTGGCAGAAACACTGGAAGATATGGGCACACAGGGTATTCCTCCTATACATAAAGAGTTGCTGGATCATTTATCCTGGAAATTCATGAATGATTTTAACTGGAGCATAAAAAAATTATTAAAAGAAATTGTTTTATCAGCAACATACAGGCAGGATTCAAAAACCAATGATGAATTAAATGACAAAGATCCTTACAATAAATTATATGCAAGAGGTCTGCGGATAAGATTATCTGCCGAACAATTAAGGGATCAGGGTCTGGCTGTAAGTAATTTATTAAGTAAAAAAATGTATGGAAAAAGTGTAATGCCATTTCAACCGGACGGAATATGGCGGTCACCTTATAATCACAGTCAATGGACGTTAAGCAGCGGCGAAGATCAAAACAGAAGAGCTGTTTATACCTATTGGAAAAGAAGTGCACCTTATCCATCCATGATAAGTTTTGATGGCGGCACGAGAGAAGTTTGCTTAACAAAAAGAGTAAGAACGAATACGCCATTACAGGCTTTAACTTCTTTGAATGATTCAACCTATATTGTAATGGCAAGACAATTTGCTTTCAGGATGCAGGAACTGGGTGGTAGCACCATTCAGAAACAAATACAAAAAGGATATGAAGCAATGATGTACAGAAATATTTCGCCAACAAAACTGGATGCACTTGTCGAGTTGTATAATAAATCAATCAGTAAATTTAAAAATGATAAGGATGCAGTTTGTGAAATGATGGGAGCCATGTATAAAAATAATAATGCTGAAACCGCCGCATTGGTAGTGGTTGCGAATGCAATGATGAACCTTGATGAGTGGGTAAATAAAAATTAA
- a CDS encoding DUF1501 domain-containing protein — protein MTQKELHNQRLLKEAEQTTLHHYTRRHFLKESAMGLGGLALGSLLAGCGSGSSSSANNLFDPANPLTPRPPMFPGKAKSVIYIHMAGAPSQLELFSYKPELSKLDGQDCPPSLLEGKKFAFIRGIPKMLGPQAVFRQHGQSGIWLSDNLPHLSTVIDDMAILNAVTTDQFNHAPAQLLMHTGAPRQGRPSIGSWVTYGLGSENKNLPGFVVLTSGGNNPDAGKSVWGSGFLPSVYQGVQCRGEGDPVLFIKDPGGMDRDLRKASIDAINKINKEEYEEYKDPEILSRIAQYEMAYKMQISVPEVMNINDEPQYIHEMYGTKPGEASFSNNVLLARKLVEKGVRFVQLFDWGWDAHGDSAVNAVDIGLVNKCRKVDKPITALIQDLKQRGLLDETLVIWGAEFGRTPMQENREGKLMPFKGRDHHGEAFSMWMAGGGIKGGTTYGETDEIGYSIVNGKTEAFDIQATILNQLGFDHEKFTYQSQGRPFRLTDVSGKVITDILA, from the coding sequence ATGACGCAAAAAGAATTACATAATCAACGATTATTAAAAGAGGCAGAACAAACAACACTGCATCATTATACCCGTCGTCATTTTTTAAAAGAAAGCGCAATGGGTTTGGGTGGACTTGCACTCGGATCTTTATTGGCCGGTTGTGGCAGTGGTTCATCATCTTCGGCTAATAATTTATTTGATCCTGCTAATCCATTAACGCCAAGACCGCCAATGTTTCCGGGCAAAGCCAAATCAGTTATTTATATACATATGGCGGGTGCACCGTCGCAGTTGGAATTATTTAGTTACAAACCAGAGTTGTCGAAATTAGATGGACAAGATTGCCCACCATCATTACTGGAAGGAAAAAAATTTGCATTTATCCGCGGTATTCCAAAAATGCTGGGGCCGCAAGCTGTATTCAGGCAGCATGGACAAAGTGGAATATGGTTATCGGATAACTTACCTCATCTGTCAACCGTCATTGATGATATGGCAATTTTAAATGCAGTAACTACCGATCAATTCAATCATGCACCTGCACAATTATTAATGCATACCGGTGCACCAAGACAGGGAAGGCCAAGCATAGGTTCATGGGTAACATATGGGTTAGGTTCAGAAAATAAAAATTTACCAGGCTTTGTTGTGTTGACATCTGGAGGAAATAATCCTGATGCAGGTAAAAGTGTTTGGGGCAGTGGATTTTTACCGAGTGTATACCAGGGTGTGCAATGCCGCGGTGAAGGCGACCCGGTTTTATTTATTAAAGACCCTGGTGGTATGGATAGAGATCTCCGCAAAGCATCCATTGATGCTATCAATAAAATAAACAAAGAAGAATACGAAGAATATAAGGACCCTGAAATTCTTTCACGCATTGCACAATATGAAATGGCGTATAAGATGCAGATATCTGTACCGGAAGTAATGAATATAAATGATGAGCCGCAATATATTCATGAGATGTATGGTACTAAACCGGGTGAAGCAAGTTTCTCCAATAATGTTTTGCTTGCAAGAAAATTGGTAGAGAAAGGTGTAAGATTTGTTCAGTTGTTTGATTGGGGTTGGGATGCACATGGAGATTCTGCTGTTAATGCAGTGGATATTGGTTTGGTAAATAAATGCCGTAAAGTAGATAAGCCGATTACTGCACTGATACAGGATTTAAAACAACGTGGATTGTTGGATGAAACACTGGTGATTTGGGGCGCAGAGTTTGGCAGAACACCAATGCAGGAAAACCGTGAAGGAAAATTAATGCCATTTAAAGGAAGGGATCATCATGGCGAAGCATTTAGTATGTGGATGGCAGGTGGTGGAATAAAAGGGGGAACCACTTACGGTGAAACAGATGAGATTGGTTATAGTATTGTAAACGGAAAAACAGAAGCCTTCGATATACAGGCAACCATATTAAATCAACTGGGATTTGATCATGAAAAATTCACTTATCAATCGCAGGGCAGGCCATTCAGGTTGACGGATGTGAGTGGAAAAGTAATAACGGATATTTTAGCATAG
- a CDS encoding TIM barrel protein has translation MKHNRRKFIKTSAAGSAALFLSSMETFSQTHKPPFAMNKNYELKIMATNWGFRGTLDEFCAKAKKEGYDGIEAWWQGDEKKSQELFAVLKNYGLEIGFLCGVAQTNPQEHLDAYKKMIDAAAKQNIQRPLYINNHSGRDHFSFDDNKKFIEHTNALVKETGITICHETHRSRIMFAAHVTRKYMETFPDLKLTLDISHWCNVHESLLADQKETVDMALERTEHIHARIGHPEGPQVNDPRAPEWESVVKQHFDWWDKVVERKKKNGERMTFLTEFGPPDYMPTMAYTRQPLSDQWAINVHMMNLLKERYK, from the coding sequence ATGAAACATAACAGAAGAAAATTTATTAAAACATCAGCAGCGGGTTCAGCTGCTTTGTTTTTATCGTCAATGGAAACATTTTCTCAAACACACAAACCACCTTTTGCCATGAATAAAAATTATGAGTTAAAAATCATGGCAACTAACTGGGGCTTTCGTGGTACACTGGATGAGTTTTGTGCCAAAGCAAAAAAAGAGGGATATGACGGAATAGAAGCATGGTGGCAGGGAGATGAAAAAAAGTCACAGGAACTCTTTGCTGTGCTAAAAAATTATGGATTAGAAATTGGTTTTCTCTGTGGGGTCGCACAAACTAATCCGCAGGAACACCTTGATGCATACAAAAAAATGATCGATGCGGCTGCTAAACAAAATATTCAGCGGCCATTATATATCAATAATCATTCGGGCAGAGATCATTTTAGTTTTGACGATAATAAAAAATTTATTGAACATACCAATGCACTGGTTAAAGAAACAGGAATTACGATTTGCCATGAAACACACCGTAGCAGAATTATGTTTGCTGCGCATGTTACCAGGAAGTATATGGAAACATTTCCTGATTTGAAACTTACACTTGATATATCACACTGGTGCAATGTGCATGAAAGTCTACTGGCTGATCAGAAAGAAACAGTTGATATGGCCCTGGAAAGAACAGAACATATTCATGCAAGAATTGGTCACCCTGAAGGGCCGCAGGTAAATGATCCCCGTGCACCTGAATGGGAAAGTGTAGTAAAACAGCATTTTGACTGGTGGGATAAAGTAGTAGAGAGAAAAAAGAAGAATGGAGAACGAATGACATTCCTCACCGAATTCGGACCACCGGATTATATGCCAACGATGGCATACACAAGACAACCGCTAAGTGATCAGTGGGCAATTAATGTACATATGATGAACCTGCTGAAAGAAAGGTATAAATAG